TGCGCGGCGCACGATGGCCAGGGCGGCAGCGTCCAGCGCCGGGTTGCCCGAACTTTTTTCCACGCGGGCGCCGCCTTCCTTCTGGTAAATCGTGCCGTCCTGGAAGATAGGGATGTAGACGACCAGTTCGCCATACATCTTGCGGCCATCCTTTTGCGGGAAATTCAGCGTGCCGATTTCCTCGATGCGCTTTTGCAGGGTCTTGTAATACATGGCATAGCCGACCTCCTGCGTGCTGGGCGTAATGAACGTCTTGCGTGGACGTTTGTTCTGGTCTTCCACGGTCTGGCTGATCTCGGCCGCCATGCGGGCGATGGCCTTGCTGCTTTCCATCAAGTCCGAACCGGAGGCCAGGGGATTGGGCTTGTCCTTTTCCGTGACAGGCGCGGCGCTGTAGGGCGTCGGCCTGGCCGCCTGCGTCAGCAATTCCTGCTGTTTTTGTTCCAGTTCGGCGATGCGCCGGGCGCTGGCCTTGACGCTGTCGCCCTCTTCCACCTTGCGCATGTCGGGCAAGGGCGACTTGGCGCGGCCCTTGTCGGCCTGCCCACCGCCATCGAGGTTGGCTTGCGCCAGGGCATCGGCCTTCAGCGGTTTGTTCGCATGCTTGGCGTTGACCAGGATCACTTCCAGGCCGGGGTCGGTGGCCACGGCCCGCTGCGGTGCGGGGGCGACAAAATGCATCGCCAGCAAGGCGCCGTGCGCCAGCAGCGAGACCGCCACAGCGACCATCAGAAAACGATACTCTCGGAAAGACTTCACGCGCAACCCAGTTCCTTACAACACAAGATACAAGATGGCTGAATTCTACGTCAAAGGGCGGCGCCGGCAACAGTTTTCAGCACCGCCTTGATGGCGTGAGGAATGCCTTACTTGACCTCGGGCTCGCTGACCACGTCTTCGCTGGCCAGTTCCGCCACTTCCGCATCGGCGTCGCTGACCTGGTTGGCCGCTTCCGGCGCTGCTTCCTGCGCGTCTTCGTCACCCGCGTCTTCTTCATAGTCGAGCTCGGCATCGGCCGCCGCATCGGGCACGGCAGCAATTTCCAGCAGGCGCGCTTCGATGCTCAGGTCGACTTCATCCCAGCGCAGCAAGTCCAGTTTGACCTGGGCGCCGCGCGCCACCGATGGCATGCCCGGCAGCTTGATGACCAGCGGAATGTCGACCAGGCGCAAAATCTCGTCTTTCAGCACGACGGCGTCGACCTGGCGCGCGTTTTCCTGGTGCAGCCAGCGCAAGCACCAGTAACGTTCCATGTTCGACTGGAAATCGCCATACGCGGCATACGCGGCGTCGAACGCCGAGACGATGGCGAACAAATTCGCATCGCGCGGCTTGAACGGGGCCACCAGCGGCGCCGTCACGCCATGCTCGGCGCAGGCGATGATTTGCCACTGGTTCACCAGGTCCGTGTAGCGGCGCAGGGGCGAAGTGCTCCACGCGTATTGATCGACGCCCAGGCCCTGGTGCGGCGCCGCATGGGTGACCATGCGCACCTGCATCTTTGCCGCCCAACTATTGCCGCTGCCGCCGCCCTGGCTGCGGTAGATGCCGGGCACGCCATGGTCGTGCAACATCTTGCCCCAGGTACTGTTGGCAAAAATCATCAATTCGGCGACGATCTTGTCGAGCGGCGCGCCACGCTTGCGGCGCGCCACGGTGACGATGTCATTTTCCACATAGAAGTTGAAATCGACACGGTTGTTCTGTTCCGGCTTCAGGCCAAACGCTTCGCGCTTCTTCATGCGGCCCTGCTCCAGCTGCTGCGCCCATTGCCACAGCACGGCAAAATCGGCCTTGTGCGGATACTCGCCTTCACCGCTGGCCAGGGTTTCCTCGTTGACCAGATCGTCTAACTGGTTATGCCGCAAATTGCTGGCAATCGGCACCAGTTCGGCGCGCGTCTGCGTGCTGACCACGGCCCAGTCGGCTTTCGGGTCCAAGGTCGCGTACAGCGACAGGGCCGGGCACGTCGTGCCTTCCGCCAGCGTAAACGCGTTGACGATTTCGTCCGGCAGCATGGTGATCTTGTCGCCTGGCATGTAGACGGTCGACATGCGCTGGCGCGCCATCTTGTCGATCACGTCTTCCGGGCGGATGCCCAGGCCCGGCGCGGCGATGTGTATACCTACTTTCACGGTGCCATCGGGCAAAGGCTGCACGGAGAAGGCATCGTCGATCTCGGTGGTGGTCACGTCGTCGATCGAGAAGGCGGCCACGTCGGCCAGCGGCAGCTTGGCCGTCACGGACGGCACGGGCACGTTCGGGAAGCCGGCGCCTTTCGGGAAATTTTCAAACAGGAACTTCGACAGGTGCAAGTCTTTCGGCGAAGCAATACCGCCGACGGCCAGCATCAGCCGCGGCGGCGTCGTGTGCAATTGCGTGCAGGCCGCTTCGAGCGCCTTGTATTCAATCGTGTTCTTGTCCGGCTTGAACAGCAGTTGCAGCACCATGGGCTGCATGGAGGCGGGCAAGCGGTTCTGCTTCAGCTCTTCCACATAGCCTGCCTGCACCAGCGCCTGCTGCTTTTTCTTTTCGATACCGGCCAGGGCCGCCTTCAGCGACGCTTCCGGCGCCGCCTTGTAGCGGCCACGGCCTTTCTTGTAGAAATACACGGGCGCCGAATGCAGGGCCAGGATCAGGCCGGCCGCTTCCGGCGGCAACGGTGCGTGGCCGAAATACTCGGCGCCCAGCTCGGCAAAGCCGAACTCGTCTTCGCCCGCCACTTCCCACAGGAAATCGAGGTCGATCTCGGCGGCAATGCTCTTGGCCTGTTCCAGCAGCTCGGCCGGGGCCGGCTTTTCATACTGCAGCAGCACATCCTTGACCTTGACCTTGGTGCGCTTGCCGCTGGCCATTTCCACTTGATACGCTTCACCCGCTTGCGACAGGACCGTGCCGACCTTGAAATCGCCGGATTCTTCAAAAAATAGATTCATTGTTATGCTTTGTTTATTATTAATGTGTCGGTTGCAACGGTGCGAGTGAGCTCAAACACCGCCGGCAGAAATACTTCCGTTACCAGCAGTAATCCCTGGTGACGCTGATACAGGCAGCGGCGGGCAAAAAACAGTGCCTTGTCGCTGGCACGCTGCCCTTCCCGCGCCAGCGCCGCCTGCGCCCGCTGCACCAGCGGGTGGCCGGCGCGCAAGCGGGCAAATTCCAGTGTGCCGCGCCGTACCATGCGGTCGCCAAACAGGGTCGTGCCCAGCGAACGCTCACCCAGCGCGGAAAACAAGGGCCAGTCCGTGGCCGTCGCCTGCATGGGCACGACGGTATGGCCAAACACGGCCGGCCTGTCATCACAACGCAACAGCACTTCGCGTTCCCATACCCGGCCCGCGCGGTGCAAACCGATGATGGCGGCCTCGTCACTCAAGCAGCGCGCTGTTTCCTGATGCAAACATTGCACGCGGAACGCCTGGCTATGCGCTTTCAGCTTGGCCGTCAGCGACCCGCCGCCCGTGAGCCAGTGGCGCAGGGTGGGTGGCGCATTGACGGCGTTCACATGCGCATGCCATTGCGCCTGGCGCAGCGAACCCGGCCTCACTGGGCGGCGTCCGCATCGATGCCGCAAAAGGCCAGCACGGGCGCCACATAATCGGCAAATTCGCTGATGCCATGGTCGCTGCCGTCGATGAGCAACTGCCGCGCCCCCTGATAATGCGCCAGCATGTCGCGGTAGTCGAGTACTTCATCACCGGTGGCGGCAATCAGGAAATAACGTTGCGGCTCAGTAATTTTCTCTACGGCAAATGCGCGCAGCTCATCGATGTACTCGCGCTTGAACTCGAATGGCTGGTCCGAATGGAACTCGGTCGTCACGCCCACATGCTGTTCCAGGTCGATCAAGGGCACGATGGCGGGGTTGAGCAAGACGGCGCGGCAACCGAACTGCTCGGCCAGCCAGGTGGCGTAATAGCCGCCCAGCGAGGAGCCGATTATCGTCAGCTCGGCCGGCGCCACATCCTTGACCAGCGACAGGGCGAGCTCGATGGCCAGCTTGGGCGAAGCCGGCAATTGCGGACACAGCCACTGTGCCTCGCGGCCCAGCGCCTGCATCTGCGCGGCCAGCAGGCGCGACTTCATCGACAGGGGCGACGAGCGGAATCCATGCAGGTACAGAATCATCGGCCCAGGGCCTCCAGCAATTTCTGGTGCACGCCGCCAAAGCCGCCGTTGCTCATGACCACGATCTGGTCGCCAGGACGGGCGGCAGCCGCCACGGCCGCCACCAGGGTATCGATGTCTTCATAGGCGCTGGCAATCTCGCCCAGCGGCGCCAGCGCGTCGCCCAGGCTCCAGCCCAGCGCTTGCTGGCTACCGAAACCGAAGACCAGGTCGGCATCCTTCAAGCTGCCCGGCAGCGCATCTTTCATGGCGCCCAGCTTCATGGTGTTCGAGCGCGGTTCCAGCACGGCCAGGATGCGGGTGCCGCTGCCTACCTTCTGGCGCAAGCCGCCCACGGTGGTGGCAATGGCCGTCGGGTGATGCGCGAAATCGTCGTACACGGTAATGGCGTTGACCACGCCGCGCACTTCCATGCGCCGCTTGACGCTCTCGAACGTGGCCAGCGAGGCGCAGGCCTGGGCAATCGGTACGCCCACATGGCGCGCGGCGGCGATGGCGGCCAGCGCATTGCTGCGGTTGTGCTTGCCCGTCAGGGCCCACGCCACGTGGCCTTCCTGCTGGCCATTGAAGAACACGTCGAAGCTGCCATCGGCCTGCTCTTGCAGCTGCCAGTTGGCATCCTGGCCAAAACTTTCCTTTTCACTCCAGCAACCGCGCGCCAGCACGCGCTGCAGCGACGCCTCATCGCCATTGAAGACGAGGCGGCCGATGCCGGGCACGGTGCGCACCAGATGGTGGAATTGCGTCTCGATCGCGTGCAGATCGGGGAAGATGTCGGCGTGATCGTATTCCAGGTTATTCATGATGGCCGTCTTCGCGTGGTAATGCACGAACTTGCTGCGCTTGTCGAAGAAGGCCGTATCGTATTCATCGGCTTCGATGACGAAGAAGTCCGACTCGGCGCTCTTGCCGTCGATCGTGCCGGACAGGCGCGCGGAAATGCCAAAATTCATCGGCACGCCGCCGATCAGGAAGCCCGGTGCGTAGCCCGCGTCTTCGAGTATCCAGGCCAGCATGGCTGATGTTGTCGTCTTGCCATGCGTGCCGGCCACGGCCAGCACCCACTTGTTGCGCAAGATGTGTTCGCCGATCCACTGCGGGCCGGACACGTACGGCAGGCTGCGGTTGAGGATTTCTTCCACCAGCGGGTTGCCGCGCGAGACGACATTGCCAATCACATACAAATCCGGGTTCAGCTTGGTTTGTTCGGGATCAAAGCCCTGGATCAGTTCGATTCCCTGCGATTCCAGCTGGGTGCTCATCGGCGGATACACGTTGGCATCGCAACCGGTGACTTTATGGCCGGCTTCCTTGGCCAGCACGGCCAGGCCGCCCATGAAGGTACCGCAAATGCCGAGAATATGAATATGCATGTGATCAGTGCGAAAGGTGCACGCTAAGTAAGTAAGACGGTGAGATAAAAAAGAGCAAGTGTGGGATTTTACCTGACGCCATGACTTTTTCCGCTTCGGAGTATCATCTCGCTCATGACGAACGATGCATTTGACGATAGCGCGCAGCTGCGCCTGGAAATCGCCGCCGCTGCCGCGCGCCTGGTGGCGCAGGATGGCGCCGACTATGGCAGTGCCAAGCGCAAGGCGGCGCGGCAAGTCCTGGGCGACGCGCCGAACCGGGCCAATATCCTGCCCGACAACGACATGATCGAAGAGCAGGTGCGGCAATACAATGCCCTGTTCCTGGCCGACAGCCAGCCGGCGCGCCTGTTCCAGTTGCGCACGATCGCGCTGCAAGTGATGGAAGCGTTGCAACAATTTCATCCCCTGCTCAGCGGCCCCGTGCTCAATGGCACGGCCGGTCCCCACGACGAGATTTATCTGCAGCTGTTTGCCGAGAGCGCCAAGGAT
Above is a genomic segment from Janthinobacterium sp. 64 containing:
- a CDS encoding energy transducer TonB family protein, producing MVAVAVSLLAHGALLAMHFVAPAPQRAVATDPGLEVILVNAKHANKPLKADALAQANLDGGGQADKGRAKSPLPDMRKVEEGDSVKASARRIAELEQKQQELLTQAARPTPYSAAPVTEKDKPNPLASGSDLMESSKAIARMAAEISQTVEDQNKRPRKTFITPSTQEVGYAMYYKTLQKRIEEIGTLNFPQKDGRKMYGELVVYIPIFQDGTIYQKEGGARVEKSSGNPALDAAALAIVRRAAPFGRFPPNMLSSDKDDLWVVITRFKFTREEKMEANLTGGSN
- a CDS encoding ribonuclease catalytic domain-containing protein, which gives rise to MNLFFEESGDFKVGTVLSQAGEAYQVEMASGKRTKVKVKDVLLQYEKPAPAELLEQAKSIAAEIDLDFLWEVAGEDEFGFAELGAEYFGHAPLPPEAAGLILALHSAPVYFYKKGRGRYKAAPEASLKAALAGIEKKKQQALVQAGYVEELKQNRLPASMQPMVLQLLFKPDKNTIEYKALEAACTQLHTTPPRLMLAVGGIASPKDLHLSKFLFENFPKGAGFPNVPVPSVTAKLPLADVAAFSIDDVTTTEIDDAFSVQPLPDGTVKVGIHIAAPGLGIRPEDVIDKMARQRMSTVYMPGDKITMLPDEIVNAFTLAEGTTCPALSLYATLDPKADWAVVSTQTRAELVPIASNLRHNQLDDLVNEETLASGEGEYPHKADFAVLWQWAQQLEQGRMKKREAFGLKPEQNNRVDFNFYVENDIVTVARRKRGAPLDKIVAELMIFANSTWGKMLHDHGVPGIYRSQGGGSGNSWAAKMQVRMVTHAAPHQGLGVDQYAWSTSPLRRYTDLVNQWQIIACAEHGVTAPLVAPFKPRDANLFAIVSAFDAAYAAYGDFQSNMERYWCLRWLHQENARQVDAVVLKDEILRLVDIPLVIKLPGMPSVARGAQVKLDLLRWDEVDLSIEARLLEIAAVPDAAADAELDYEEDAGDEDAQEAAPEAANQVSDADAEVAELASEDVVSEPEVK
- a CDS encoding chorismate--pyruvate lyase family protein, with the protein product MRPGSLRQAQWHAHVNAVNAPPTLRHWLTGGGSLTAKLKAHSQAFRVQCLHQETARCLSDEAAIIGLHRAGRVWEREVLLRCDDRPAVFGHTVVPMQATATDWPLFSALGERSLGTTLFGDRMVRRGTLEFARLRAGHPLVQRAQAALAREGQRASDKALFFARRCLYQRHQGLLLVTEVFLPAVFELTRTVATDTLIINKA
- a CDS encoding YqiA/YcfP family alpha/beta fold hydrolase: MILYLHGFRSSPLSMKSRLLAAQMQALGREAQWLCPQLPASPKLAIELALSLVKDVAPAELTIIGSSLGGYYATWLAEQFGCRAVLLNPAIVPLIDLEQHVGVTTEFHSDQPFEFKREYIDELRAFAVEKITEPQRYFLIAATGDEVLDYRDMLAHYQGARQLLIDGSDHGISEFADYVAPVLAFCGIDADAAQ
- the mpl gene encoding UDP-N-acetylmuramate:L-alanyl-gamma-D-glutamyl-meso-diaminopimelate ligase — protein: MHIHILGICGTFMGGLAVLAKEAGHKVTGCDANVYPPMSTQLESQGIELIQGFDPEQTKLNPDLYVIGNVVSRGNPLVEEILNRSLPYVSGPQWIGEHILRNKWVLAVAGTHGKTTTSAMLAWILEDAGYAPGFLIGGVPMNFGISARLSGTIDGKSAESDFFVIEADEYDTAFFDKRSKFVHYHAKTAIMNNLEYDHADIFPDLHAIETQFHHLVRTVPGIGRLVFNGDEASLQRVLARGCWSEKESFGQDANWQLQEQADGSFDVFFNGQQEGHVAWALTGKHNRSNALAAIAAARHVGVPIAQACASLATFESVKRRMEVRGVVNAITVYDDFAHHPTAIATTVGGLRQKVGSGTRILAVLEPRSNTMKLGAMKDALPGSLKDADLVFGFGSQQALGWSLGDALAPLGEIASAYEDIDTLVAAVAAAARPGDQIVVMSNGGFGGVHQKLLEALGR